A section of the Phacochoerus africanus isolate WHEZ1 chromosome 4, ROS_Pafr_v1, whole genome shotgun sequence genome encodes:
- the RIOK2 gene encoding serine/threonine-protein kinase RIO2: MGKVNVAKLRYMSRDDFRVLTAVEMGMKNHEIVPCSLVASIASLKHGGCNKVLRELVKHKLIAWERTKTVQGYRLTNAGYDYLALKTLSSRQVVESVGNQMGVGKESDIYIVANEEGQQFALKLHRLGRTSFRNLKNKRDYHKHRHNMSWLYLSRLSAMKEFAYMKALYERKFPVPKPIDYNRHAVVMELINGYPLCQIHHVEDPSSVYDEAMELIVKLANHGLIHGDFNEFNLILDKDDHITMIDFPQMVSTSHPNAEWYFDRDVKCIRDFFMKRFSYESELFPTFSDIRREDSLDVEVSASGYTKEMQVHDELLHPVGPDDENTETVEEFEFSFSDEEVSEKAKDCRSENEGGQNFKNELLDCCGRAPEDLEQIKTDSLSEASADPHGLEMTEFNQPLEEIKGQLVENNPVTEFSGENNRTENDTRQGCKEDQEGILKGSEEYEDECPNLIALSSLNREFRPFRDQNMEDINQHRIRTLSVTSMSSVLSCSTIPPELVKQKVRRQLTKQQKSAVRRRLQKGEANIFTKQRRENMQNIKSSLEAATFWGE, encoded by the exons ATGGGGAAGGTGAATGTGGCCAAGTTGCGTTACATGAGCCGGGATGACTTCAGGGTCCTGACCGCG GTTGAAATGGGCATGAAGAATCATGAAATTGTTCCCTGCAGTTTGGTTGCTTCTATAGCCAGCCTTAAACATGGTGGTTGTAATAAAGTTTTAAGAGAACTGGTAAAACATAAACTCATAGCTTGGGAGCGAACTAAAA CTGTCCAAGGTTATCGGTTGACAAATGCAGGCTATGATTACCTTGCTTTGAAAACACTTTCTTCTAGACAGGTGGTTGAATCTGTTGGAAACCAAATGGGTGTTGGCAAAGAATCTG ATATTTACATTGTTGCTAATGAAGAAGGGCAGCAGTTTGCATTAAAGCTTCACAGACTGGGAAGAACCTCCTTTCGAAATCTGAAAAATAAGCGTGATTACCACAAACATAGGCATAACATGTCTTGGCTTTATTTATCTCGTCTCTCTGCCATGAAAGAATTTGCTTAtatgaag GCATTGTATGAAAGGAAATTTCCAGTTCCAAAGCCAATTGATTATAATCGCCATGCAGTGGTCATGGAACTCATAAATGGCTATCCTCT ATGTCAGATACACCATGTTGAAGATCCCTCATCAGTATATGATGAAGCTATGGAACTAATTGTTAAACTTGCAAATCATGGATTAATTCATGGAGATTTCAATGAATTCAATCTCATTTTGGATAAAGATGACCACATCACCATGATAGATTTTCCACAAATGGTTTCAACATCTCATCCCAATGCTGAATG GTACTTTGACAGAGATGTTAAATGTATTAGAGATTTCTTCATGAAACGTTTCAGCTATGAAAGTGAACTTTTTCCAACCTTCAGTGATATAAG GAGGGAGGACTCTCTTGATGTAGAGGTTTCTGCCAGTGGCTACACAAAGGAAATGCAGGTACATGATGAACTACTTCATCCAGTAGGTCCAGATGATGAAAATACTGAAACAGTGGAGGAATTTGAATTCTCATTTTCTGATGAAGAAGTTTCAGAAAAAGCAAAGGATTGTAGATCAGAAAATGAAGGtggacaaaactttaaaaatgaattacttgACTGCTGTGGCAGAGCACCTGAAGACCTTGAACAAATAAAGACAGACAGTTTGTCAGAGGCGAGTGCTGATCCACATGGTTTGGAAATGACTGAGTTCAACCAAcctttagaagaaataaaagggcaGCTTGTTGAAAACAATCCTGTAACTGAGTTTTCTGGGGAGAATAACAGAACTGAAAATGACACCAGGCAAGGTTGTAAGGAGGATCAAGAAGGAATCCTCAAGGGCTCTGAGGAGTATGAAGATGAGTGCCCTAATCTAATTGCCTTGTCGTCGTTGAACAGAGAATTCAGGCCTTTCAG agatcAAAATATGGAAGATATTAATCAACATAGAATAAGAACTCTGAGTGTTACTTCTATGAGCAGTGTTTTGAGCTGTTCAACAATTCCTCCG GAATTGGTGAAACAGAAGGTGAGACGTCAATTGACAAAACAGCAAAAATCAGCCGTCAGACGTCGATTGCAGAAAGGAGAAGCAAATATATTTACCAAGCAACGGAGAGAAAACATGCAGAATATTAAATCAAGCTTGGAAGCAGCTACCTTTTGGGGAGAGTAA